In Hallerella succinigenes, the following are encoded in one genomic region:
- a CDS encoding beta-ketoacyl-ACP synthase has translation MTRRVVITGGSTLSPLGMDDEAIFERLHQYENCVVRMPDWDRYEQINTRLAAPIPFDLPELPRKMTRGMGRVAQMAYMTAEQALIKSGYDLNDPELKAGRVGVAYGSSMGNFDAIKEFMSMIMENDSTKITATSYIRCMPQTCAVNISVLLGLTGRLITTNTACTAGSLSIGYAAEAIASGEQDVMIAGGAEELNPTDSAVFDILFATSVKNDTPKITPASYDRDRDGLVVGEGAGTVILEEYEHAKARGAHIYAELVGFGTNTDGNHLTNPKKETMQIALEIALKKAGIGPEQVGYVNGHGTATKNGDVAESQATFGAFKGRAVPISSLKTYIGHSLGACGGIEAWLSIMMMNRKWFAPNLNLKNVDPACAPLDYIVGEGREIDTEYVMSNNFAFGGINTSLIFKRV, from the coding sequence ATGACCCGTCGTGTTGTGATTACGGGTGGTTCAACTCTTTCCCCTCTCGGTATGGATGACGAAGCCATCTTCGAAAGATTGCATCAGTATGAAAACTGTGTTGTCCGCATGCCGGACTGGGACAGATACGAGCAAATCAATACACGTCTTGCCGCACCGATTCCATTCGACCTCCCGGAATTACCGCGTAAGATGACGCGCGGCATGGGCCGTGTCGCTCAGATGGCTTATATGACTGCGGAACAGGCTTTGATCAAGTCCGGTTACGACCTGAACGACCCGGAACTCAAAGCGGGCCGTGTGGGCGTTGCCTACGGTTCTTCCATGGGCAACTTCGATGCGATTAAAGAATTCATGTCGATGATTATGGAGAATGACTCGACAAAGATTACGGCAACCTCTTACATCCGCTGCATGCCGCAGACTTGCGCGGTGAACATCAGCGTGCTTCTCGGATTAACGGGCCGTTTGATTACGACGAATACCGCTTGCACGGCAGGCAGTCTTTCCATTGGTTATGCCGCAGAAGCGATTGCAAGTGGCGAACAGGATGTGATGATCGCTGGTGGTGCAGAAGAATTGAACCCGACAGATTCTGCCGTGTTCGACATTCTCTTTGCCACGAGCGTCAAGAATGACACGCCGAAGATTACCCCGGCTTCTTATGACCGCGATCGTGACGGCCTTGTGGTGGGTGAAGGCGCTGGTACCGTGATCCTTGAAGAATATGAACACGCCAAGGCTCGCGGCGCTCATATTTACGCAGAACTCGTCGGATTCGGCACGAATACGGATGGCAACCATCTGACGAATCCGAAGAAGGAAACCATGCAGATCGCTCTCGAAATCGCTTTGAAGAAAGCGGGAATCGGTCCGGAACAGGTCGGCTATGTGAACGGCCACGGTACGGCGACAAAGAACGGTGACGTCGCAGAATCCCAGGCGACGTTCGGTGCCTTCAAGGGCCGCGCAGTGCCGATTAGCAGCTTGAAGACTTACATTGGTCACTCGCTCGGTGCGTGCGGCGGTATCGAAGCTTGGCTCTCCATTATGATGATGAATCGCAAGTGGTTTGCTCCGAACCTGAATTTGAAGAATGTGGATCCGGCTTGCGCACCGCTTGATTACATTGTGGGCGAAGGTCGCGAAATCGACACCGAATATGTGATGTCGAATAATTTCGCGTTCGGCGGAATCAACACGTCGCTGATTTTTAAGCGCGTGTAA
- a CDS encoding sigma 54-interacting transcriptional regulator: MADAKHLLEIASRSSVPVLVCGESGTGKEVMARKLHAMSDRSKGPFVAVNCGAISPGLVESLFEGSCRGAYTGAVANQLGFVRAADHGTLFLDEIGELPLESQTRLLRILQERAVTPVGTQQSISVDFRLVCATHRNLQAAVKTGRFREDLFFRLNVFPIRLLPLRERLDELRAIAVEIWQGLSARPLSADELKSLCRFPWPGNVRQLKNVLERYQLLQNLGDSLEEILAGEPWDLHSMHASYAREGRTVYRTGNTPSWKNILEVLQECHNNKSRAAQILGISRGSLCYQLKKNSVRPKPS; this comes from the coding sequence ATGGCAGACGCAAAGCATCTTTTGGAAATCGCTTCCAGGTCTTCGGTTCCGGTTCTTGTTTGCGGGGAATCGGGGACGGGGAAAGAGGTCATGGCCCGGAAACTGCATGCGATGAGCGACCGCTCCAAAGGTCCTTTTGTCGCGGTGAACTGCGGCGCGATCAGTCCAGGGCTTGTCGAAAGTCTGTTCGAAGGCTCATGCCGCGGAGCGTACACGGGAGCTGTCGCAAATCAGCTCGGATTTGTCAGGGCCGCAGACCATGGGACTCTTTTCTTGGACGAAATCGGCGAGCTTCCGCTTGAAAGTCAAACGAGGCTGCTTCGGATTCTGCAGGAACGTGCGGTGACGCCCGTGGGGACGCAACAGAGCATTTCTGTGGACTTTAGGCTTGTCTGTGCGACGCACCGGAACTTACAGGCGGCGGTCAAAACGGGCCGCTTTCGCGAGGACCTTTTCTTTCGCCTGAACGTTTTCCCGATACGGCTTTTGCCTTTGCGGGAACGTTTAGATGAACTCAGGGCGATTGCGGTGGAGATTTGGCAGGGGCTTTCTGCAAGACCGCTTTCTGCCGACGAATTGAAGAGCCTTTGCCGCTTTCCATGGCCGGGAAATGTGCGCCAGCTGAAGAACGTTCTGGAACGCTACCAACTGTTGCAGAACCTGGGAGACTCTTTGGAAGAAATTCTTGCCGGGGAACCTTGGGATTTGCATTCGATGCACGCAAGCTATGCACGGGAAGGACGCACGGTTTACCGAACAGGCAATACGCCGTCGTGGAAAAACATTTTAGAAGTGCTACAGGAATGTCACAATAATAAGAGTCGGGCCGCGCAAATCCTTGGAATCAGCCGGGGTTCTCTCTGCTACCAATTAAAGAAGAATTCCGTTCGCCCAAAGCCTTCTTAA
- a CDS encoding aspartate kinase, protein MADRIVCKFGGSSVAEAKQFQKVKAIVEGDKRRKIVVVSAPGKRNPKETKLTDLLYTTYDLASKHLDFSTPWKMICDRYLDIAKDLNLATKIGDDLAALENKLKNEIDTVTTDFLVSRGEYLCARLMAEYLGAQFVDSYDLIAFDERYRITPKSYETIAQKLSDENQLFVVPGFYGEGPRKQVKTFSRGGSDISGAVLANGINAIVYENWTDVSGMLMTDPRIVENPKPISYVSYREIRELSYSGASVLHDESIAPCRAKNIPINIRNTNRPEDAGTIIGPTPETTDYPITGIAGRKGFSMIYIEKSMMNKEVGFGRRILAILEGEGLSYELSPSGIDSMSIVVDTKSLEAVQEAVLEDILLQMHPDRVKVFPGISLVATVGHGMTNKVGIAAKLFNALAEKEINIRIIDQGSSQINILVGVDEANMEIAIRAIYDAFVK, encoded by the coding sequence ATGGCTGATCGTATTGTGTGCAAATTCGGCGGAAGTTCCGTTGCAGAAGCCAAGCAGTTTCAAAAGGTAAAGGCTATTGTCGAAGGCGACAAGCGCCGCAAAATCGTGGTCGTTTCCGCTCCGGGCAAACGCAACCCGAAAGAAACGAAGCTCACCGACCTTCTCTACACCACTTACGATCTCGCATCGAAGCATCTCGACTTTTCCACTCCGTGGAAGATGATCTGCGACCGCTATCTGGATATAGCCAAGGATTTGAATCTTGCAACAAAGATCGGCGACGACCTCGCCGCCCTCGAAAACAAGCTCAAGAATGAAATCGACACGGTCACGACGGACTTCCTCGTTTCCCGTGGCGAATACCTCTGCGCCCGCTTAATGGCTGAATATCTCGGCGCCCAGTTCGTCGACTCCTACGATTTGATAGCCTTCGACGAACGTTACCGCATCACCCCGAAGAGCTACGAAACGATCGCCCAGAAGCTCTCTGACGAAAATCAGCTGTTCGTCGTCCCGGGCTTCTACGGCGAAGGCCCGCGCAAGCAGGTGAAGACATTCTCCCGCGGGGGATCGGACATTTCCGGTGCCGTGCTCGCAAACGGTATCAACGCCATCGTCTATGAAAACTGGACAGATGTTTCCGGTATGCTCATGACGGATCCGCGCATCGTCGAAAATCCGAAGCCGATCAGCTACGTCAGCTACCGCGAAATCCGCGAACTTTCTTACTCGGGCGCAAGCGTTCTCCACGACGAATCCATCGCACCGTGCCGCGCCAAGAACATCCCGATCAACATTCGCAACACGAACCGCCCGGAAGACGCAGGCACAATCATCGGCCCGACTCCGGAAACCACCGACTACCCGATTACCGGCATCGCTGGTCGTAAGGGCTTCTCCATGATCTACATCGAAAAGAGCATGATGAACAAGGAAGTCGGTTTCGGTCGTCGCATCCTCGCCATTCTCGAAGGCGAAGGCCTTTCTTATGAACTGAGCCCGAGCGGCATCGACTCCATGTCCATCGTCGTGGATACGAAGTCTTTGGAAGCCGTGCAGGAAGCCGTTCTCGAAGACATTCTCCTTCAGATGCACCCGGACCGCGTGAAGGTCTTCCCAGGCATCAGCCTTGTCGCTACCGTGGGTCACGGCATGACGAACAAAGTCGGTATCGCCGCGAAGCTTTTCAACGCTCTTGCCGAAAAGGAAATCAACATCCGCATCATCGACCAGGGATCTTCGCAGATCAACATCCTCGTCGGTGTGGACGAAGCGAACATGGAAATCGCAATTCGTGCCATTTATGATGCCTTTGTGAAATAG
- the phnX gene encoding phosphonoacetaldehyde hydrolase has translation MMNTKVHSVQMIVFDWAGTTVDFGSRAPLQIFEKTFQHFGLEFTLEEIAGPMGMEKKDHIRTLLSTEEGTTFWKNTQNRDWDENDVERIYDLFEANLKMVVQDYSHVIEGVPEAVQKLRESGVKIGSTTGYSSEIMKPILEQARREGYEVDCCVTPDVCGFSRPKPFMVFECMKRLQVYPPKNVIKVGDTLVDIAEGKNAGAWSVGVLTGSSVLGFSKEQYDKLSSGERWYAKQVAQQKFFEAGADFVIDSIADLPELVKKIDEKLR, from the coding sequence ATGATGAATACAAAAGTTCACTCCGTACAAATGATAGTCTTTGATTGGGCTGGAACCACAGTTGATTTCGGCTCCCGTGCTCCGCTGCAAATTTTTGAAAAGACTTTTCAACATTTTGGACTTGAGTTCACGTTAGAAGAAATCGCAGGTCCGATGGGCATGGAAAAGAAAGACCATATTCGTACGCTGCTCTCCACAGAGGAAGGCACGACATTTTGGAAAAACACCCAAAATCGGGATTGGGACGAAAATGATGTCGAACGGATTTATGACCTCTTTGAAGCCAACTTGAAAATGGTCGTTCAAGATTACAGCCATGTCATCGAAGGCGTCCCGGAGGCGGTTCAAAAGCTTCGGGAAAGCGGCGTAAAAATCGGAAGTACGACGGGCTATTCGTCAGAAATCATGAAGCCGATTCTTGAGCAGGCAAGACGGGAAGGCTATGAAGTGGATTGCTGTGTAACGCCGGATGTTTGCGGCTTTAGTCGCCCCAAGCCTTTTATGGTTTTTGAATGCATGAAGCGTTTGCAGGTGTACCCGCCGAAGAATGTCATCAAGGTGGGCGATACGCTTGTCGATATTGCGGAAGGAAAAAATGCGGGAGCCTGGTCGGTGGGCGTTTTGACAGGTTCAAGCGTTCTTGGATTTTCGAAGGAGCAGTATGACAAGCTTTCGAGCGGTGAACGTTGGTATGCAAAACAGGTGGCGCAGCAAAAGTTTTTCGAAGCGGGAGCCGATTTCGTAATCGATTCCATAGCGGATCTCCCGGAATTGGTGAAAAAGATCGATGAAAAGTTGAGGTAG
- a CDS encoding beta-ketoacyl-ACP synthase, which translates to MSAPLYIHDFALCSALGSDKKTIWQALKNGTRPAFVQKKFREKERYVVEIPQSSLPQVKDAYYDNHVNRLSEVVLSQMETSVCEAVKEFGADRIGVFIGSSDNGSEASLAGLDSFQKTGSYPKKYELKMQQADFAAEYIAKRFGLTGPIFTHSSACASSASAFASARNWLEAGFCDAAIVGGVDIATETVVLGFDSLEAVSLSPTIPFSKNRTGLTIGDGAAYFLVSKKPGQAKFKVVGIGESADADHVTAPRADGEGAVQAIDKALKDAELSAADIDYINLHGTGTKLNDAMESVAVNRVFGNDTPASSTKGLTGHTLGAAGALEAAFCCLTLSDENTEHVLPMHVFDGERDPSIPEIRLVKNGETAKRLNICMSNSFGFGGCNVSLILSRNV; encoded by the coding sequence ATGAGCGCTCCCTTGTACATTCATGACTTTGCACTTTGCTCTGCTTTAGGTTCTGACAAAAAGACCATTTGGCAGGCGTTAAAGAACGGTACCCGCCCCGCGTTTGTCCAAAAGAAGTTCCGTGAAAAGGAACGCTATGTGGTCGAAATTCCGCAGAGCTCCTTGCCGCAGGTAAAGGACGCTTATTACGACAACCATGTGAACCGCCTTTCGGAAGTGGTTCTTTCGCAGATGGAAACTTCGGTCTGTGAAGCGGTAAAGGAATTCGGTGCAGATCGTATCGGCGTATTTATCGGTTCTAGTGATAATGGTTCGGAAGCTTCTCTTGCAGGTCTCGATTCTTTTCAAAAGACGGGCTCCTATCCAAAGAAGTACGAGCTTAAAATGCAACAGGCGGATTTCGCTGCGGAATACATTGCAAAGCGTTTCGGTTTGACGGGTCCGATCTTTACGCATTCGTCGGCTTGCGCTTCGAGTGCGAGCGCCTTTGCTTCGGCAAGAAATTGGCTTGAAGCGGGTTTCTGTGATGCGGCGATTGTCGGCGGCGTGGACATTGCGACGGAAACGGTCGTCCTCGGATTTGATTCTTTGGAAGCGGTTTCGCTTTCTCCGACGATTCCGTTCAGCAAGAATAGAACCGGTCTTACGATCGGCGATGGTGCCGCTTATTTCCTCGTTTCTAAAAAGCCGGGTCAGGCAAAATTCAAGGTAGTCGGCATTGGCGAAAGCGCGGATGCGGACCATGTGACGGCTCCGCGTGCAGACGGTGAAGGCGCTGTGCAGGCGATCGATAAGGCTTTGAAGGACGCAGAACTTTCCGCTGCCGATATCGACTACATCAATTTGCACGGAACTGGTACCAAGCTGAACGATGCGATGGAAAGCGTAGCTGTGAACCGCGTTTTTGGCAACGATACTCCGGCAAGTTCAACAAAGGGATTGACCGGCCACACGCTCGGCGCTGCGGGTGCTCTCGAAGCCGCTTTCTGCTGCCTCACCCTTTCGGATGAAAATACGGAACACGTGCTTCCGATGCACGTCTTTGATGGCGAACGCGATCCTTCGATTCCGGAAATTCGCTTGGTGAAAAACGGTGAAACGGCAAAACGTTTGAATATTTGCATGAGCAACTCCTTTGGCTTTGGCGGTTGTAATGTTTCGCTCATTTTATCGAGGAATGTCTAA
- a CDS encoding lysophospholipid acyltransferase family protein — protein sequence MKLIQRLVYVWRLFAKVISYASFGGASALFSCIFPIIFVLSGFNKERFKTMSRAVNLRWFKLFVWEMTVLGILKLNVKHSERIKDIHSCVVVANHPSLLDVVMLFSIIPNVNCIVKGSLGKTSFIHNVINTLFIPNSLSFEEQMARASEGMECGESLIIFPEGTRTRPGEPLQLKKGAARFALHSYHKVQPIYIGGNEKIGLRKHDKYFSFHPTERYHYNLDILEQIDTKKYSSHPNPAAVNLLTEELREIFESYRKNDPENPANLTRA from the coding sequence ATGAAACTTATTCAAAGACTCGTCTATGTTTGGCGGTTGTTCGCCAAGGTAATTTCGTACGCTTCGTTTGGCGGAGCAAGCGCCCTGTTCTCCTGCATCTTCCCGATTATCTTTGTGCTTTCGGGCTTTAACAAAGAGCGTTTCAAGACGATGTCCCGTGCGGTGAACTTGCGCTGGTTCAAACTATTCGTTTGGGAAATGACAGTCCTCGGCATTTTGAAGCTGAACGTAAAACACTCGGAACGCATTAAGGATATCCATTCCTGCGTCGTCGTAGCCAATCACCCGTCGCTGTTAGATGTCGTGATGCTCTTTTCGATTATTCCGAACGTGAACTGCATCGTCAAAGGTTCACTCGGAAAAACGTCGTTCATTCACAACGTGATAAACACGCTCTTTATTCCAAATTCGCTTTCTTTTGAAGAACAGATGGCTCGTGCCTCGGAAGGAATGGAATGCGGAGAATCGCTGATTATTTTCCCCGAAGGGACGCGCACGCGTCCGGGAGAACCGTTGCAGTTGAAAAAGGGGGCCGCTCGATTCGCTTTGCACAGCTACCATAAAGTGCAACCGATCTACATCGGCGGAAACGAAAAAATCGGGCTTCGGAAGCATGACAAATACTTTAGCTTCCACCCGACCGAGCGTTACCACTACAATCTCGACATTCTCGAACAGATCGATACAAAAAAATATAGCTCCCATCCGAACCCCGCAGCGGTCAATCTCTTGACCGAAGAACTGCGAGAAATCTTTGAGAGCTATCGAAAGAACGATCCGGAAAATCCGGCGAATCTTACACGCGCTTAA
- the fabG gene encoding 3-oxoacyl-ACP reductase FabG, whose protein sequence is MDDVKRVLVTGASGGIGLAIVKAVLAAGYQVVAHYNSHAESLKELQAEYGDKIQLIQFNVADRENCKTILEKDVKENGAFFGVVLSSGICRDAAFPAMTDEYWDKVLDVNLNGFYNVLHPLVMPMCRKRKGRIITIASVSGVIGNRGQVNYSASKGGIIAASKALAVELGSRSITVNSIAPGVIETEMIKDAPVDMILPSIPMHRVGKPEEVAATVVFLLSEGAAYITRQVISVNGGLA, encoded by the coding sequence ATGGATGATGTAAAACGCGTTCTCGTCACCGGTGCAAGCGGTGGCATTGGACTTGCGATAGTCAAAGCGGTTCTCGCGGCGGGATATCAGGTTGTGGCGCATTACAACAGCCATGCAGAATCCCTGAAGGAACTTCAGGCGGAATACGGCGACAAGATTCAGCTGATTCAGTTCAACGTCGCAGATCGTGAAAACTGCAAGACGATTCTTGAAAAGGATGTGAAGGAAAACGGCGCTTTCTTCGGCGTGGTCCTTTCTTCGGGCATTTGCCGTGACGCCGCATTCCCGGCGATGACGGATGAATACTGGGATAAGGTTCTCGATGTGAACCTGAACGGTTTCTATAATGTTTTGCACCCGCTCGTGATGCCGATGTGCCGCAAGCGCAAGGGCCGTATCATTACGATTGCTTCCGTTTCGGGCGTGATCGGCAACCGTGGACAGGTCAATTACAGCGCAAGTAAGGGCGGCATTATCGCGGCGAGCAAGGCACTTGCCGTGGAACTCGGCAGCCGCAGCATTACCGTGAACAGCATTGCTCCGGGCGTGATAGAAACGGAAATGATCAAGGACGCTCCGGTCGATATGATCTTGCCGTCGATCCCGATGCACCGTGTCGGTAAGCCGGAAGAAGTGGCAGCAACGGTTGTATTCCTGCTTTCGGAAGGCGCTGCCTACATTACGCGCCAGGTTATTTCTGTGAATGGAGGTCTCGCATGA
- the pta gene encoding phosphate acetyltransferase, with amino-acid sequence MKHVFLVLPASAGVNLAQAAESVLSVVKKNVASAESFVATEMVPTVLQSQGADASMEALVGAVQDSAAEAFVVTGVSLEQSVRSETLNIQIAAALDADVILVADSDENGAIVAADFAAAKTRVAFVLADGDSANEDAVKKILFAKCEHRISQAEFRRNLIKLASRSLKRIVLPEGAEPRTLKAAIEAYERKIAIPVLIAKKADVEAEAARQNLTVPAGFEIIEPTAELAEKYVPLLVELRKAKGMTEEKAREVLKDPVFLGTMMLKKDEVDGLVSGAVHSTADTVRPALQVIKCAPGVKSISSVFFVCLPSQVYVFGDCAINLNPTAEELAGIAIQSHDTAKAFNLPARVAMLSYGTGKSGKGDDVELCMAATQAVRDARPDITIDGPLQYDAATTESVAKLKAPGSAVAGKATVCVFPDLCAGNICYKAVQRSAQGVIAVGPMLQGLAKPVNDLSRGALVEDIVYTIALTSIQAQAAK; translated from the coding sequence ATGAAACACGTATTTCTCGTTCTCCCGGCTTCCGCCGGTGTAAATCTTGCCCAGGCTGCTGAATCTGTCCTGAGTGTTGTGAAAAAGAATGTCGCTTCCGCAGAATCTTTTGTCGCTACGGAAATGGTGCCGACCGTTTTGCAGTCCCAGGGTGCAGACGCTTCGATGGAAGCTCTCGTCGGCGCTGTGCAGGACTCTGCCGCAGAAGCTTTTGTCGTTACCGGTGTGTCGCTCGAACAGTCCGTTCGCAGTGAAACTTTGAATATCCAGATCGCTGCCGCTCTCGATGCCGACGTGATTCTCGTTGCCGATTCCGATGAAAACGGAGCCATCGTCGCTGCGGACTTTGCGGCTGCAAAGACCCGCGTTGCCTTTGTGCTCGCAGACGGTGACTCGGCGAATGAAGACGCCGTGAAGAAGATCCTTTTTGCAAAATGCGAACATCGCATTTCCCAGGCGGAATTCCGTCGCAATTTGATCAAGCTCGCTTCCCGTAGCTTAAAGCGCATCGTTCTCCCGGAAGGCGCTGAACCGCGCACTCTCAAGGCTGCTATCGAAGCCTACGAACGCAAAATCGCAATCCCGGTCCTCATCGCGAAAAAGGCCGACGTCGAAGCCGAAGCCGCTCGCCAGAACCTCACGGTTCCGGCAGGCTTTGAAATCATAGAACCGACCGCAGAACTTGCCGAAAAGTATGTTCCGCTTCTCGTGGAACTCCGCAAGGCAAAAGGCATGACCGAAGAAAAGGCTCGTGAAGTTTTGAAGGACCCGGTATTCCTCGGCACGATGATGCTCAAGAAGGATGAAGTCGACGGTCTCGTTTCGGGCGCTGTCCACTCTACCGCAGACACAGTGCGTCCGGCTCTGCAGGTGATCAAGTGCGCTCCGGGCGTAAAGTCCATCAGCTCGGTCTTCTTTGTTTGTCTCCCGTCCCAAGTTTATGTGTTCGGTGACTGCGCCATCAATTTGAACCCGACTGCAGAAGAACTCGCTGGCATCGCAATCCAGAGCCACGATACTGCAAAGGCTTTCAATCTTCCGGCTCGTGTGGCAATGCTCAGCTACGGTACCGGCAAAAGCGGCAAGGGTGACGATGTGGAACTTTGCATGGCAGCAACGCAGGCTGTGCGAGACGCTCGTCCGGACATCACGATTGATGGCCCGCTGCAGTACGATGCGGCAACGACCGAAAGCGTGGCAAAGCTCAAGGCTCCGGGCAGTGCTGTTGCTGGCAAGGCTACCGTTTGCGTGTTTCCGGACCTTTGCGCCGGTAACATCTGCTACAAGGCTGTTCAGCGTTCCGCTCAGGGCGTGATCGCCGTCGGCCCGATGCTCCAGGGGCTTGCCAAGCCGGTGAACGACTTGTCTCGTGGCGCTCTCGTCGAAGACATCGTTTATACGATCGCTTTGACTTCTATCCAGGCTCAGGCTGCCAAGTAA
- a CDS encoding beta-ketoacyl synthase chain length factor produces MSLYVKKFSAWTDAENPPKIAFVPMLFRRRLSAATKMVVYTVHEVSEGLPPVHITFASEFGEIQRQYKISEGILATGEVSPAQFSLSVFNAPVSAASITEKNMVGYSAVFAGKKSFENGLKEAAAPLLSGREKERIFVFADERLPETYASISNYPNAVCAIALRLSTDAQDAICELDLSPLPEGNSAADQALTFLKTRLPQ; encoded by the coding sequence ATGAGCCTCTACGTCAAAAAATTCTCCGCATGGACAGATGCAGAAAATCCGCCAAAGATCGCCTTTGTGCCGATGCTCTTCCGCAGGCGTTTGAGCGCAGCGACCAAGATGGTCGTCTATACGGTTCACGAAGTTTCGGAAGGTCTTCCTCCCGTGCACATAACGTTCGCCTCCGAATTTGGAGAAATCCAGCGTCAGTACAAGATTTCGGAAGGCATTCTCGCCACGGGTGAAGTTTCACCGGCGCAGTTCAGCCTTTCGGTTTTCAACGCTCCGGTTTCTGCCGCGTCGATTACCGAAAAGAACATGGTTGGCTACAGCGCGGTCTTTGCGGGTAAAAAATCCTTTGAAAACGGCTTGAAGGAAGCGGCAGCGCCTCTTCTTTCGGGTCGTGAAAAGGAACGCATTTTTGTCTTTGCAGACGAACGTTTGCCAGAAACCTACGCTTCTATTTCGAACTATCCGAATGCCGTATGCGCGATTGCACTGCGTCTTTCGACAGACGCGCAAGATGCGATTTGCGAACTCGATTTGTCGCCACTCCCTGAAGGTAATTCTGCAGCTGATCAAGCCTTGACTTTTTTGAAGACTCGACTGCCACAATGA
- a CDS encoding thioester dehydrase, whose translation MTEFDTHEKVAALVPHKGHMHLLDRVISYDFEKTEVETEVDITEKSMFFEESYGGVPVWIGFEYMAQSVSVMMGLVGLKTNTPPKMGFILSVTNFKSETNVFPVGSTVHIWVHQTVRMDMAVTFEGKIFVNDNLVATATMNTVEVDDPKKTLGV comes from the coding sequence ATGACTGAATTTGATACTCACGAAAAAGTAGCAGCGCTTGTTCCGCATAAGGGACACATGCATTTGCTGGATCGCGTGATTTCTTATGATTTTGAAAAAACGGAAGTCGAAACGGAAGTGGACATTACCGAAAAGAGTATGTTCTTTGAAGAATCCTACGGCGGCGTCCCTGTCTGGATTGGCTTTGAATATATGGCTCAGAGCGTTTCCGTAATGATGGGCCTTGTCGGACTCAAAACAAATACCCCTCCAAAGATGGGCTTCATTTTGAGCGTGACGAATTTCAAGTCGGAAACGAATGTTTTCCCGGTCGGTTCGACGGTCCACATTTGGGTGCATCAGACGGTTCGCATGGATATGGCGGTAACGTTTGAAGGAAAGATTTTTGTGAATGATAACCTGGTCGCTACCGCTACGATGAATACGGTCGAAGTGGACGATCCGAAAAAGACTTTAGGAGTATAA
- a CDS encoding methyltransferase, with product MFESYYQDDIDAVNAKFEAQKIAFAPLSFQAARALRDFGILELVSKSRRKGITVKEISEKTGLSEYGVGVLMEMGLGMGMLKLKKDSPEDNLLYTLSKVGFFVMTDDMTRVNMDFSEDVCYAGADDLAESIKNGKPEGLKHFGKWTTVYEGLSQCSDQFKKSWFGFDHFYSDLAFPEALPIVYSKPVKRLFDIGGNTAKWAIQCCKYNPDVQVSIIDLPGQTAVAEKNAKAAGFENRISTIPCNVLDSTTEFPKGADAIWMSQFLDCFSLHQITKILKKIHPAASSETDIYVLEPIWDKQRFEAAAYSLQATSLYFTCIANGNSKMYRFNELKNAIEDGGFELKEAHHNLGINCYTLFRFRKK from the coding sequence ATGTTTGAATCTTATTATCAGGATGATATCGACGCAGTCAATGCGAAATTCGAAGCACAGAAGATTGCATTTGCGCCACTTTCTTTCCAGGCTGCCCGCGCACTCCGCGACTTTGGCATTTTGGAACTTGTGAGCAAATCTCGCCGCAAGGGCATCACCGTTAAAGAAATTTCCGAAAAGACTGGCCTTTCCGAATATGGCGTCGGCGTTCTGATGGAAATGGGCCTTGGCATGGGCATGCTCAAGCTGAAAAAAGATTCCCCGGAAGACAATCTTCTATACACGCTCAGCAAGGTCGGCTTCTTTGTGATGACCGACGACATGACTCGCGTGAATATGGACTTTTCGGAAGACGTCTGCTACGCAGGTGCCGACGACCTCGCCGAATCCATCAAGAACGGCAAGCCGGAAGGTTTGAAGCATTTCGGCAAATGGACGACCGTTTATGAAGGCCTTTCCCAGTGCAGCGACCAGTTCAAAAAGAGCTGGTTCGGATTTGACCATTTCTATTCCGACCTCGCCTTCCCGGAAGCCCTTCCGATCGTTTATTCGAAGCCGGTCAAGCGCCTTTTTGACATCGGCGGCAACACGGCAAAGTGGGCTATTCAATGCTGCAAGTACAATCCGGATGTTCAGGTTTCGATTATCGACCTTCCGGGTCAAACGGCTGTAGCCGAAAAGAACGCGAAGGCAGCAGGCTTTGAAAATCGCATTTCCACAATCCCTTGCAACGTTCTCGACAGCACCACGGAATTTCCGAAAGGCGCCGATGCCATTTGGATGAGTCAGTTCCTCGACTGCTTCTCCTTGCATCAGATCACCAAGATCTTGAAGAAGATTCACCCGGCTGCCAGTTCCGAAACCGACATTTACGTACTCGAACCTATTTGGGACAAGCAACGTTTTGAAGCCGCAGCCTATTCGCTCCAAGCGACTTCGCTGTACTTCACCTGTATTGCAAACGGCAATAGCAAAATGTACCGCTTCAATGAATTGAAGAACGCCATTGAAGATGGCGGCTTCGAACTGAAGGAAGCCCACCACAACTTGGGCATCAACTGCTACACCCTTTTCCGTTTCCGCAAAAAATGA